The following proteins come from a genomic window of uncultured Desulfovibrio sp.:
- a CDS encoding EAL domain-containing protein codes for MNSIKWLFMVLTTAIFLAASALAVAVDQAQSLGLTDDERAWLQDHPVIRVGNQTNLPPFDFAVGDRPQGYSIDLINLLAQRIGFKVEYVTRPTREELLQLFKQDYLDLLHSLYRTPQRKELGIFSEPYFRMKQVFVTRKDDANISDFQQLNGKTVATGKTWADSEFLATQYPGIKRLFRDSVEQMLEAVSNGDADAAVQGDGVAEYWLRRRGFTDLKISAWAKGFDKGRPQSFYFMAHKTAPQLVSILDKALASVTPGELQELQTKWFGSGAVSETTPEVKRIDLTEEQQDYLRRKGSIRMCSAPSTPPFAQITSDGVHQGIAADIISKLANLIGTEITLVPTKTWNESIEFVKSRRCDILSYAGMTEQRKEFLDFTTPYLSMPIAVVTRNDQPFIVSLKPFLNESFGGIRETTYVAAFKAQYPTAHITEFDNSLEGLQQVRMGKLFGFVSALPIVAYQIQSHALLDLKVAGQLDEKFEMSVATRNDEPLLGSIFQAAINALPQEQRQEILNRWLAVRYEQGFDYALMWKIGLAVAVLFAGVLIWNRRLATLHARIAAQNAELAIAAAAFNSQEGMIVTDPDKVILRANQAFLEITGYRAEEVIGRTPRLFSSGRHDAALYRAMWDAIDHAGSWQGEIWNRRKNGDLYATWLTVSVVRDEKGNVTNYIGTQFDITERKRTEQALAESEARFRRFFEDNGSVMLLVDPSNGEIIAANRAASAYYGYAPERLTGMNINQINILPPEEVALEYQQALREERYYFDFRHRLASGEVRDVEVYSTPVEFDGRPILSSIVHDISQRKAAEARSRRLANLYAALSQCNQAIVHCASEVELFPKICRCAVDYGFAKMAWIGFVNEEGSLVEPVASYGDDTGYLDDLSIPMDVGNPLSRAPATTSIRDDQAIWYQDFARDLEIGPTSQSWHERAANAGIHGLASLPLHRAGSAVGCLVIYADTVDAFDEEARKLLIEMAMDISFALGNFAREAERQQSAKALSASEARYRLVFKTSPNAIAINRLDDGAYVEINDGFINMTGFGQDDVRGRTSFDIDIWGDPESRVYLVERLKQDSICQNVEAQFRKKNGELLWGLMSASVIELDGERCILSVTRDITDIKMAEEEIKTLAFYDPLTHLPNRRLLMDRLQQALALSTRDGCKCALLFVDLDNFKTLNDSSGHAIGDLLLQEVAARLVASVREADTVARLGGDEFIVLIEQLSESIEEAAKQAEGVGEKILAAINNPYQLADREYRSTTSIGIAMFGGQHEKTDKLLMQADIAMYQAKAAGRNVIRFFSPDLQNILDSRVETENDLHLAIEREQFSLHYQPQWDHGSLVGAEALIRWNHPERGVVTPGDFIPLAEETGLILPLGQWVLQTACRQIAAWRDQPDMAHLTLAVNVSALQFRQPNFIDQTVTTLEQTGADPQHLKLELTESMLVDNVEDVIAKMLALRSRGVTFSLDDFGTGYSSLSYLKRLPLDQVKIDRSFVKDLLTDANDAAIARTIVALGQAMGLSVIAEGVETEAQKGFLTSLGCKAFQGFLFGRPMPIDEFQALVRC; via the coding sequence GGGACCGGCCGCAGGGCTACAGCATCGATCTGATCAACCTGCTTGCCCAGCGCATCGGGTTCAAAGTGGAATATGTCACCCGGCCGACCCGGGAAGAGCTTCTACAACTGTTCAAGCAGGACTATCTGGACCTGTTGCATTCGCTTTATCGCACACCGCAACGAAAAGAACTCGGCATCTTCTCCGAGCCCTACTTTCGCATGAAGCAGGTATTTGTCACGCGCAAGGATGACGCGAACATTTCCGATTTCCAGCAGTTGAACGGCAAGACCGTCGCGACCGGTAAGACGTGGGCGGACTCGGAATTTTTGGCGACACAGTACCCCGGCATCAAACGTCTCTTCCGCGACAGCGTCGAGCAGATGCTGGAGGCCGTGTCGAACGGAGATGCCGATGCCGCGGTTCAAGGGGATGGAGTTGCCGAGTACTGGCTGCGGAGACGAGGATTTACGGACCTGAAGATTTCCGCCTGGGCCAAGGGATTCGACAAGGGAAGGCCTCAATCTTTTTACTTCATGGCGCATAAGACCGCTCCGCAGTTGGTCTCCATACTCGACAAGGCGCTGGCCTCGGTGACACCCGGCGAGTTGCAGGAATTACAAACCAAGTGGTTCGGCTCCGGCGCCGTCAGCGAAACGACACCCGAGGTCAAACGCATCGACCTGACCGAGGAACAACAGGACTACCTTCGCCGCAAGGGGTCGATCAGGATGTGTTCCGCGCCGTCGACCCCGCCCTTTGCCCAGATTACCAGCGACGGCGTCCATCAAGGAATCGCCGCCGATATCATCTCGAAATTGGCGAACCTCATCGGCACGGAGATAACCCTGGTCCCGACCAAGACGTGGAACGAATCGATCGAATTCGTCAAGTCCCGGCGATGCGATATTCTTTCCTATGCCGGGATGACCGAACAGCGGAAAGAGTTCCTGGATTTCACCACCCCTTATCTTTCCATGCCCATTGCCGTCGTGACCCGGAACGATCAACCCTTTATCGTCTCTTTAAAACCATTTTTAAATGAATCCTTTGGCGGTATCAGGGAAACGACCTATGTCGCGGCCTTCAAGGCGCAGTATCCGACGGCCCACATAACAGAATTCGATAACAGTCTCGAAGGGTTGCAACAAGTCAGAATGGGAAAGTTGTTCGGCTTTGTCAGCGCGTTGCCCATCGTCGCCTACCAGATCCAATCTCATGCGCTTCTCGATCTCAAAGTGGCCGGACAACTGGACGAAAAATTCGAGATGTCGGTGGCGACACGCAACGACGAGCCGCTGTTGGGCAGCATTTTCCAGGCCGCGATCAATGCCCTACCCCAGGAGCAACGCCAGGAGATCCTCAATAGATGGCTCGCCGTCCGCTACGAGCAAGGCTTCGATTATGCCCTGATGTGGAAAATCGGACTTGCCGTCGCAGTTTTGTTCGCGGGCGTTCTGATCTGGAATCGACGGCTAGCCACGCTTCACGCCCGGATTGCCGCGCAGAATGCCGAACTGGCCATTGCCGCCGCTGCCTTCAACTCCCAGGAAGGCATGATTGTGACAGACCCGGATAAAGTGATCCTGCGCGCCAATCAGGCATTCCTGGAGATCACCGGCTATCGAGCAGAAGAAGTGATCGGCCGAACACCTCGCTTGTTTTCATCCGGGCGTCACGATGCGGCGCTTTACCGGGCCATGTGGGACGCCATAGACCATGCCGGCAGTTGGCAGGGAGAAATCTGGAATCGCCGCAAGAATGGCGATCTTTATGCCACCTGGCTTACCGTCTCGGTGGTCAGGGACGAAAAGGGAAACGTCACCAATTACATCGGCACACAATTCGACATCACCGAGCGCAAGAGAACCGAGCAGGCGCTGGCCGAAAGTGAAGCCCGATTCCGAAGGTTCTTCGAGGATAATGGCTCGGTCATGTTGCTGGTCGATCCGTCGAACGGGGAGATCATCGCCGCAAATCGCGCCGCGTCGGCCTATTACGGCTATGCGCCGGAACGTTTGACGGGAATGAACATCAATCAGATCAATATACTGCCCCCCGAGGAGGTCGCGCTCGAATACCAGCAGGCGCTTCGCGAGGAACGCTACTATTTCGACTTCCGTCACCGGCTCGCTTCCGGCGAGGTCCGCGATGTCGAGGTCTATTCCACGCCGGTGGAATTCGACGGCAGGCCCATCCTCTCGTCCATCGTCCATGACATCAGCCAGCGTAAGGCGGCCGAGGCCAGATCACGGCGTCTGGCCAATCTCTACGCGGCGTTGAGCCAGTGCAATCAGGCGATCGTACACTGCGCCAGCGAAGTCGAACTGTTCCCGAAGATCTGTCGCTGCGCGGTCGATTACGGCTTTGCGAAAATGGCCTGGATCGGCTTTGTCAACGAGGAGGGCTCGCTGGTCGAACCGGTCGCCTCGTATGGCGACGACACGGGGTATCTGGATGATCTGTCGATTCCAATGGATGTGGGGAACCCGCTTTCGAGGGCACCTGCCACCACCTCAATCCGCGATGATCAGGCAATATGGTATCAAGATTTCGCCCGTGATTTAGAGATCGGTCCCACCTCGCAATCTTGGCATGAACGCGCGGCGAATGCCGGAATTCACGGGCTGGCCTCTCTCCCGTTACATCGCGCAGGTTCTGCGGTCGGGTGCCTTGTCATCTACGCCGACACGGTCGATGCCTTCGATGAGGAGGCCCGCAAGCTTTTGATCGAAATGGCGATGGATATCAGTTTTGCGCTGGGCAATTTCGCCCGCGAGGCAGAGCGACAGCAATCGGCGAAGGCGCTGAGCGCCAGCGAAGCCCGCTATCGTCTCGTTTTCAAGACCAGCCCGAACGCCATCGCCATCAACCGTCTGGACGATGGGGCTTATGTCGAGATCAACGACGGATTTATCAACATGACGGGCTTTGGCCAAGATGACGTTCGGGGGCGCACGTCCTTCGACATCGATATCTGGGGCGATCCCGAAAGTCGCGTGTATCTGGTCGAACGACTGAAGCAGGATTCAATCTGCCAGAACGTAGAGGCCCAATTCAGGAAAAAGAATGGGGAACTACTTTGGGGTTTGATGTCTGCGTCGGTCATCGAACTCGATGGTGAACGCTGCATTCTTTCCGTCACACGGGATATTACCGACATCAAGATGGCCGAAGAGGAGATCAAGACCCTCGCATTTTACGACCCGTTAACGCATCTGCCCAATCGACGACTTTTGATGGACCGCCTGCAGCAAGCTCTCGCCCTTTCCACCAGGGACGGGTGCAAATGCGCCTTGTTGTTCGTAGATCTCGATAACTTCAAGACCCTGAACGACAGCAGTGGCCATGCCATCGGCGACCTCCTTTTGCAAGAAGTCGCCGCGCGTCTTGTCGCCAGTGTGCGCGAGGCCGACACCGTGGCCCGACTGGGCGGAGACGAATTCATTGTGCTCATCGAACAGTTGAGTGAATCTATTGAAGAGGCGGCGAAACAGGCCGAGGGAGTCGGCGAGAAAATCCTTGCCGCCATCAATAACCCTTATCAGCTTGCCGACAGAGAATACCGAAGCACGACCAGCATCGGCATCGCCATGTTCGGGGGGCAGCATGAGAAAACGGACAAGCTTCTGATGCAGGCCGACATCGCGATGTATCAGGCTAAGGCTGCAGGACGCAATGTGATACGCTTTTTTTCGCCTGACCTCCAGAACATCCTCGATTCCCGTGTGGAGACGGAAAATGATTTGCATCTGGCCATCGAAAGAGAACAATTCTCTCTTCATTACCAACCGCAATGGGATCATGGCAGCCTTGTCGGTGCCGAGGCGCTGATACGTTGGAACCATCCGGAGCGGGGCGTGGTGACGCCGGGAGACTTCATTCCCCTGGCCGAGGAAACCGGGTTGATCCTGCCTTTGGGGCAGTGGGTGCTGCAAACCGCCTGCCGTCAGATTGCGGCTTGGCGTGACCAGCCGGACATGGCCCATCTCACGCTCGCGGTCAATGTCAGCGCCCTCCAGTTCCGGCAGCCGAACTTCATCGATCAGACGGTTACGACGCTGGAGCAAACTGGGGCCGACCCTCAGCACCTCAAGCTTGAGCTCACGGAAAGCATGCTGGTGGACAACGTCGAAGACGTCATCGCCAAGATGTTGGCTCTGCGGTCCCGTGGCGTGACGTTCTCGCTGGACGATTTCGGGACCGGCTACTCGTCGCTGTCCTACCTGAAACGCCTGCCCTTGGACCAGGTGAAGATCGACAGATCGTTCGTCAAGGATCTGCTGACGGACGCCAATGACGCGGCCATTGCCCGAACCATTGTCGCCTTGGGACAGGCCATGGGTCTGTCGGTTATTGCCGAGGGCGTGGAAACCGAAGCTCAGAAGGGCTTCCTCACCAGCTTGGGCTGCAAAGCCTTTCAAGGGTTCCTTTTCGGGCGGCCAATGCCCATTGATGAGTTTCAAGCGCTGGTTCGGTGCTGA
- the dpaL gene encoding diaminopropionate ammonia-lyase yields MPASLLLNPFRTAPAQGVDVTDFSPAMARHVRAYHASFSQYRPTPLVSLPGLAASLGLKNVCVKDESHRFGLNAFKVLGGSYAVARCLAERMHLPAEGFVRGMLDAPAARAAAGQITFISTTDGNHGRGLAWTARELGYPCIIYMPKGSDKTRQNNILALDAQCSITHLNYDDTVRMSWNLAQEKGYVMVQDTAWDGYEQIPAWIMQGYLTLAAEILEQMGAAAIRPTHCFLQAGVGSFAAAVAGFLVAALGEAAPRFIVVEPHAADCFYRSALAGDGKAHAVGGDLQTLMAGLACGEPSSLAWSILKDYSTAFMSCPDYMAANGMRMLAAPVRGDQPIVSGESGAAGAGALHWLMSSPAAADQRETLGLNAEASVLLISTEGDTVPHIYRKIVWQGAYADEECA; encoded by the coding sequence ATGCCCGCATCCCTGCTGCTCAATCCCTTTCGCACCGCGCCCGCTCAGGGCGTGGACGTTACCGATTTTTCACCCGCCATGGCCCGGCACGTCCGCGCGTACCATGCATCTTTCAGCCAGTACCGCCCCACTCCGCTGGTAAGCCTGCCGGGGCTGGCGGCAAGCCTTGGCCTAAAAAACGTCTGCGTAAAGGATGAATCGCACCGCTTTGGCCTCAATGCCTTCAAGGTGCTTGGCGGCTCCTACGCCGTGGCTCGCTGCCTTGCCGAGCGCATGCACCTGCCAGCCGAGGGCTTTGTGCGGGGCATGCTTGACGCCCCCGCCGCCAGAGCAGCCGCAGGGCAGATAACATTTATCAGCACAACGGACGGCAACCACGGCAGGGGGCTGGCATGGACAGCCCGCGAGCTGGGCTACCCCTGCATCATCTACATGCCCAAAGGGTCGGACAAAACCCGCCAGAACAACATTCTGGCGCTTGACGCGCAGTGCAGCATCACTCATCTCAATTATGACGACACCGTGCGTATGAGCTGGAATCTGGCGCAGGAGAAAGGCTATGTGATGGTGCAGGATACCGCGTGGGATGGCTACGAGCAGATTCCCGCATGGATCATGCAGGGGTACTTGACCCTTGCCGCAGAAATTCTGGAGCAGATGGGCGCAGCCGCCATTCGCCCGACCCACTGTTTTCTTCAGGCGGGCGTGGGATCATTTGCCGCTGCGGTTGCGGGTTTTCTGGTGGCGGCCCTTGGCGAGGCGGCCCCACGATTCATTGTGGTGGAACCGCATGCCGCCGATTGCTTTTACCGCTCCGCACTGGCGGGCGACGGCAAGGCCCATGCCGTGGGCGGCGACCTGCAGACCCTCATGGCCGGGCTTGCCTGCGGCGAGCCGAGCAGTCTGGCCTGGAGCATCCTCAAGGATTACAGCACGGCCTTCATGTCCTGCCCGGATTACATGGCAGCCAACGGCATGCGCATGCTGGCGGCACCCGTGAGGGGTGATCAGCCCATTGTTTCCGGCGAATCTGGCGCGGCTGGCGCGGGCGCACTGCACTGGCTCATGAGCAGCCCCGCTGCGGCAGATCAGCGCGAAACTCTGGGCCTGAACGCCGAAGCCTCGGTTCTGCTCATCAGCACCGAGGGCGACACGGTGCCGCACATCTATAGAAAGATTGTCTGGCAGGGCGCGTATGCAGATGAGGAGTGCGCCTGA
- a CDS encoding GNAT family N-acetyltransferase produces the protein MAKFETERLVLRPFEAKDAAGLFEMLSHPRVHCFAPDRLDSMEAAVADVARRSADPVQLAVCLKEQDVMIGLMFAANDEPDTYGLGWHLNSSHEGKGYASEAARAFIDILFTHKGARRVYAYVEDDNIRSQKLCERLGMRREGLFKEFISFVSNADGTPKYENTCLYALLKKEWKNKQ, from the coding sequence GTGGCAAAATTTGAAACGGAACGTCTTGTCCTGAGACCTTTTGAAGCCAAGGATGCGGCAGGCCTGTTTGAAATGCTTTCGCATCCACGCGTCCACTGTTTTGCGCCTGACCGTCTGGATTCGATGGAAGCAGCGGTTGCCGACGTTGCGCGGCGAAGCGCAGACCCCGTGCAACTGGCGGTTTGCCTCAAAGAGCAGGATGTGATGATCGGGCTGATGTTTGCCGCGAATGATGAGCCGGATACCTATGGCCTGGGCTGGCATCTGAACAGCAGTCATGAGGGAAAGGGATACGCGAGCGAGGCCGCAAGGGCGTTCATTGACATCCTTTTTACCCACAAGGGCGCAAGGCGGGTATATGCCTATGTGGAAGATGACAATATCCGCTCGCAAAAACTGTGCGAGCGGCTGGGCATGCGCAGGGAAGGGCTTTTCAAGGAGTTCATTTCATTTGTCAGCAATGCCGATGGAACGCCCAAATACGAAAATACATGCCTCTATGCCCTGCTGAAAAAGGAATGGAAAAACAAACAATAG
- a CDS encoding efflux RND transporter permease subunit has translation MAAFFINRPIFAWVIAIIIMLAGLLALGRLPVAHYPDIALPQISISAQYPGATASIVDRSVTQIIEQQIKGLDNLLHMKSTSSSSGGTEITLTFAAGTDADTAQVQVQNKVQQALSLLPDIVQRQGVQASKAVDNSFMTVAFYDASDTMRPNDISDYVASSLVDPLSRVQGVGAITLYGFQNAMRIWCDPDKMRQYKLNPQDIIAAVRAQNAQVAGGQVGAAPALPGQEINIAINASSSLETAEQFEQIQLRVEENGSAVLLKDVARIELNEESSMGTTFFNGHAGTGLAFKLSSGANVLQTTRGIKAELQSLASFFPPGLKYAYADDRAPIVEKSIRSVVRTLFEAIALVVAVMFVFMQSYRATLIPAIAVPVVLLGVFAVFAATGFSINTLTMFGMVLAIGLLVDDAIVVVENVERLMRDEGLSPKEAALKSMRQITGALVGVAVVISAVFVPMAFMPGSTGAIFRQFSVTIVASMVLSVVVAIVLTPALCATMLRTHGNGTGEGFFGRFNRWFAAFTERYSRGVSGMVRHPLRWGVVFAVLAAGCLALFMLLPSAFLPDEDQGILYVDVQLPPSASLERTEKIVKEIDAYFRKDEKDSIESVMSVIGWGFSGSGQNSAMVLPLLKDWSKRGPGQSASDVMERATERFSSIAGAEIVVMSPPAVMELGTSSGFELELMDRGGKGHAALLNAKDALLESAAKSTAVTSVRYSGMADTEQYDLVIDNSKAGAYGLSRAEINSAISAYWAGEYINDFSDKGRTKKVYLQAEPSVRAGVDDFRRFYLRNAKDEMVPFSSFIGVKSVLASPSLTRYQGIPSVKIEGAAAPGQSTGQAMTAMEKSAASMPPGFDYAWTGLSSQQRVSASQAPLLYAVSIIVVFLCLAALYESWTIPLAVLLAVPTGIVGALGGVYLRGMNNDIYLQIALLTIIGLSAKNSILIVEFAREMHRGGKDLVAATVEASRLRLRPIIMTSLCFILGVVPLALSSGAGSGAQNALGTAVLTGMITATGLGIYYTPLFFIVVTRFFSGKLRRKEPSAEPAAQPEQH, from the coding sequence ATGGCAGCTTTTTTCATCAATCGCCCCATCTTTGCCTGGGTTATTGCCATCATCATTATGCTGGCCGGGCTGCTGGCTCTTGGCAGGCTCCCCGTTGCGCATTACCCGGATATCGCCCTGCCGCAGATATCCATCTCTGCCCAGTACCCAGGAGCGACCGCGTCCATTGTTGACCGCAGCGTCACGCAGATCATTGAGCAGCAGATAAAAGGTCTGGACAACCTGCTGCACATGAAATCAACCAGCAGTTCCTCCGGCGGTACGGAAATTACCCTCACCTTTGCTGCGGGCACGGATGCCGATACGGCGCAGGTGCAGGTGCAGAACAAGGTGCAGCAGGCTCTTTCCCTGCTGCCCGATATAGTGCAGCGGCAGGGCGTCCAGGCGTCCAAAGCCGTGGACAATTCCTTCATGACAGTGGCTTTTTACGATGCCAGCGATACCATGCGCCCCAATGACATAAGCGACTATGTGGCAAGCTCGCTTGTTGACCCCTTGAGCCGCGTTCAGGGCGTTGGTGCAATCACCCTGTACGGTTTTCAAAATGCCATGCGCATCTGGTGCGACCCGGACAAAATGCGCCAGTACAAGCTGAATCCTCAGGATATTATTGCTGCCGTGCGCGCCCAGAACGCCCAGGTTGCTGGCGGTCAGGTGGGGGCGGCCCCTGCCTTGCCGGGGCAGGAGATCAATATTGCCATCAACGCCTCATCCAGCCTGGAAACAGCGGAACAGTTTGAACAGATTCAGCTGCGGGTGGAAGAAAACGGATCCGCAGTGCTGCTTAAGGATGTTGCCCGCATCGAACTGAATGAAGAAAGTTCCATGGGCACCACATTTTTCAACGGGCATGCGGGTACGGGGCTGGCTTTCAAGCTTTCATCGGGGGCCAACGTTCTGCAAACCACCAGGGGAATCAAGGCCGAATTGCAGTCGCTCGCCAGCTTTTTCCCGCCGGGGTTGAAATATGCCTATGCTGACGACCGCGCGCCCATTGTGGAAAAATCCATACGGTCGGTTGTGCGTACCCTTTTTGAGGCCATTGCCCTTGTTGTGGCGGTGATGTTTGTGTTCATGCAGAGCTACCGCGCCACGCTTATTCCGGCCATTGCCGTACCTGTGGTGCTGCTCGGGGTGTTCGCGGTATTTGCGGCCACGGGTTTTTCCATCAACACATTGACCATGTTCGGCATGGTGCTGGCTATTGGTCTTTTGGTGGATGACGCCATTGTTGTGGTGGAAAATGTGGAGCGCCTCATGCGCGACGAGGGGCTTTCCCCAAAGGAGGCCGCGCTCAAATCCATGAGGCAGATAACCGGGGCACTTGTGGGCGTTGCCGTGGTCATATCCGCCGTGTTTGTTCCCATGGCCTTTATGCCCGGCTCCACCGGGGCAATCTTCCGGCAGTTTTCCGTGACCATTGTTGCGTCAATGGTACTTTCTGTAGTGGTTGCCATTGTGCTTACGCCTGCCCTGTGCGCCACCATGCTGCGTACGCATGGCAATGGAACGGGCGAAGGCTTCTTTGGGCGCTTCAACCGATGGTTTGCCGCCTTTACGGAACGCTACAGCCGTGGCGTGAGCGGCATGGTGCGGCACCCCTTGCGGTGGGGCGTGGTATTTGCGGTTTTGGCAGCAGGGTGCCTGGCTTTGTTTATGCTTTTGCCTTCGGCATTTTTGCCGGATGAAGATCAGGGCATCCTGTATGTTGACGTGCAGTTGCCGCCGAGCGCGTCACTTGAGCGCACGGAAAAGATTGTCAAAGAGATTGATGCCTACTTTCGCAAAGACGAAAAGGATTCCATAGAAAGCGTCATGAGCGTTATCGGCTGGGGATTCAGCGGTTCCGGCCAGAACTCGGCCATGGTGCTTCCCCTGCTCAAGGACTGGAGCAAACGCGGCCCGGGGCAGAGCGCCTCTGACGTGATGGAACGCGCCACGGAACGGTTTTCATCCATAGCCGGGGCGGAAATAGTTGTGATGTCGCCCCCGGCGGTCATGGAGCTTGGCACTTCCTCTGGCTTTGAGCTGGAACTGATGGATCGCGGCGGCAAAGGGCACGCGGCCTTGCTCAACGCCAAGGATGCCCTGCTGGAAAGTGCGGCAAAATCCACTGCTGTTACCAGCGTAAGGTATAGCGGCATGGCCGATACCGAGCAGTACGATCTGGTCATCGACAACAGCAAGGCTGGCGCTTACGGCCTGAGCAGAGCCGAAATAAACAGCGCCATCAGCGCCTACTGGGCGGGTGAATATATCAATGATTTTTCGGATAAGGGCAGAACAAAAAAGGTATACCTTCAGGCGGAGCCTTCGGTTCGCGCCGGAGTAGACGATTTCAGGCGCTTTTATCTGCGCAACGCCAAGGACGAGATGGTGCCGTTCTCCAGTTTTATCGGCGTAAAGTCCGTTTTGGCTTCCCCAAGCCTGACCCGCTATCAGGGCATACCGTCCGTAAAGATTGAAGGGGCCGCCGCGCCGGGGCAAAGCACCGGGCAAGCCATGACGGCAATGGAAAAAAGCGCGGCAAGTATGCCCCCCGGTTTTGATTATGCCTGGACGGGGCTTTCCTCTCAGCAGCGTGTGTCCGCAAGTCAGGCCCCTTTGCTGTACGCTGTTTCCATTATCGTGGTCTTTCTTTGTCTGGCTGCCCTGTACGAAAGCTGGACTATCCCGCTGGCAGTGCTGCTGGCGGTGCCCACGGGCATTGTGGGCGCACTGGGCGGTGTGTACCTGCGCGGCATGAATAATGACATTTACCTGCAAATTGCACTGCTGACGATCATTGGCCTGTCGGCCAAGAACTCAATCCTGATCGTGGAATTTGCCAGAGAAATGCACAGGGGCGGCAAAGATCTGGTTGCAGCCACTGTGGAGGCCTCCCGGCTTCGTCTGCGGCCCATCATAATGACCTCGCTATGCTTCATTCTTGGTGTGGTGCCGCTGGCGCTCAGCAGCGGGGCAGGCTCCGGCGCGCAAAACGCACTTGGCACAGCAGTGCTGACAGGCATGATCACCGCAACAGGTTTGGGCATTTACTACACGCCGCTGTTCTTCATCGTCGTGACCCGTTTTTTCAGCGGAAAGCTGCGGCGAAAAGAGCCTTCTGCCGAACCTGCGGCGCAGCCAGAACAACATTGA
- a CDS encoding efflux RND transporter periplasmic adaptor subunit: protein MRWFSMKKIRLWLLVPLWLTVLALGCNKAEESGPAHAEVQYLVLGEEKLTLSSTLPGRVSALVTAEVRPQVDGIVIERLFEEGADIKKGQVLYRIDPAIYQAAHATARASLAEAKAAVTAIALLEKRQRQLIKQYAVSQQELDNSISQHGQARARVARAEAELETAAINLAYTEIKAPVSGRIGASAVTVGALVTANQSSPLAVIQQIDRVYIDITQSSAEAIRLRRALAQGRISAKGNTAKIRLTLEDGSPYTPVATAAHAGESAWIQGDLLFSEISVAQSTGSIMLRAVVDNPDGLLLPGMYVKAAIEEGSVDKAVLIPQGAAFVNNTGGHSVYVLQKEGTEDGIFRLTRRDVSIDRAYGNRWIVGAGLSAGDMLVVEGFQKAAPGELVRGVPAQSLQTKAAPAASATEAR from the coding sequence ATGCGCTGGTTTAGTATGAAAAAAATTCGACTGTGGCTGCTCGTGCCCTTGTGGCTGACTGTGCTCGCCCTTGGCTGCAACAAGGCGGAGGAGTCTGGCCCAGCCCATGCCGAGGTGCAATACCTTGTGCTGGGGGAAGAAAAGTTGACCCTGAGCAGTACGCTGCCGGGGAGAGTGTCCGCGCTGGTAACGGCGGAGGTTCGGCCTCAGGTTGACGGCATTGTCATTGAGCGTCTTTTTGAAGAAGGCGCAGATATAAAAAAAGGGCAGGTCTTGTACCGCATAGACCCGGCCATCTATCAGGCGGCCCACGCCACGGCCAGAGCCTCGCTTGCGGAGGCAAAGGCTGCTGTTACCGCCATTGCCCTGCTGGAAAAACGTCAGCGGCAATTGATAAAGCAATACGCCGTAAGCCAGCAGGAGCTGGACAATTCCATCTCGCAGCATGGTCAGGCCCGCGCCCGCGTTGCCAGGGCGGAGGCCGAGCTTGAAACAGCGGCCATCAATCTTGCCTATACAGAAATAAAAGCCCCAGTGTCAGGCCGCATTGGGGCCTCTGCCGTTACGGTCGGCGCTCTGGTTACGGCCAATCAGTCATCCCCTCTGGCCGTTATCCAGCAGATTGACCGCGTCTATATTGATATAACGCAATCCAGCGCGGAAGCTATCCGCCTGCGCCGCGCCCTTGCGCAAGGCCGCATATCTGCCAAGGGGAATACCGCCAAAATCCGGCTGACGCTGGAAGACGGCTCGCCCTATACGCCAGTCGCCACAGCAGCGCACGCTGGTGAATCGGCCTGGATACAGGGCGACCTGCTGTTTTCTGAAATATCTGTCGCGCAGAGCACGGGGAGCATCATGCTGCGGGCTGTGGTCGATAATCCTGACGGGCTGCTGCTGCCGGGCATGTACGTTAAGGCCGCTATTGAAGAAGGTTCGGTGGACAAGGCAGTGCTGATCCCGCAGGGGGCCGCCTTTGTGAACAATACGGGCGGGCATTCTGTTTACGTGTTGCAGAAAGAAGGCACGGAAGACGGGATTTTTCGTCTGACGCGGCGCGATGTGAGCATTGACCGCGCATACGGCAACCGCTGGATTGTGGGCGCGGGCCTCAGCGCTGGCGACATGCTGGTGGTTGAGGGCTTCCAGAAAGCGGCCCCCGGTGAACTTGTGCGGGGCGTACCCGCGCAATCTTTGCAAACAAAGGCCGCCCCTGCGGCGTCTGCCACCGAGGCACGGTAG